In Myxococcales bacterium, a single window of DNA contains:
- a CDS encoding penicillin-binding protein activator LpoB, with amino-acid sequence MSRFFRNVARLAAPLVAVGALGALGALGTLGTLGTLGTFAVGCGGREVVRGSQEPSIDNAAMSTGLDKEDIQRMLHENLNHLRSAPIMNQWRTQNPQATVAIFPFANTTSEHIDSQLDAILSETESWLIESQVVKLISRERQNAMIAEVEGGRSGVFNQASVPKYGRQLGVKYYVTGKVQAADERSEDARRVQYFMFMQVIEVETSAIVWQHKAYVTKMVR; translated from the coding sequence TGCGCTCGGTGCGCTCGGTACGTTGGGTACGTTGGGTACGTTGGGTACGTTCGCCGTGGGCTGCGGCGGTCGCGAGGTCGTGCGGGGCTCTCAGGAGCCCAGCATCGACAACGCCGCGATGAGCACCGGCCTCGACAAGGAGGACATCCAGCGGATGCTCCACGAGAACCTCAACCACCTGCGCTCCGCGCCCATCATGAACCAGTGGCGCACGCAGAATCCCCAGGCCACCGTGGCCATCTTCCCCTTCGCGAACACCACGAGCGAGCACATCGACTCGCAGCTCGACGCGATTTTGAGCGAGACCGAGTCCTGGCTCATCGAGTCGCAGGTCGTGAAGCTCATCAGCCGTGAGCGTCAGAACGCGATGATCGCCGAGGTCGAAGGCGGCCGGAGCGGCGTGTTCAACCAGGCGAGCGTGCCCAAGTACGGGCGCCAGCTCGGCGTGAAGTACTACGTGACCGGCAAGGTGCAGGCCGCCGACGAGCGCTCCGAGGACGCTCGCCGCGTGCAGTACTTCATGTTCATGCAGGTGATCGAGGTCGAGACGAGCGCCATCGTCTGGCAGCACAAGGCCTACGTGACCAAAATGGTGCGCTAG